In Arthrobacter sp. SLBN-83, one DNA window encodes the following:
- the mctP gene encoding monocarboxylate uptake permease MctP: MTGRQINWTALVIVVLLFVVVAVMGFLAARWRRSTEVEGLHSLDEWGLGGRGFGTWITWFLLGGDLYTAYTFVAVPAAMWATGAVSGFFAVPYTIVLYPIIFIIMSRLWSVSHRHGYVTSADFVGGRYGSRWLSLAVAVTGIVATMPYIALQLVGIKAVLTVLGLGSSGNVLLTDLPLILAFVVLAAYTYTSGLRAPAMIAVVKDLLIYLAVIVAVIYLPIKFGGWDTIFGSAQSKLATVNQATGKPAGVFIPGGANYSAYWSLALGSAMALFMYPHSVTAVLASKARNTIRRNAAILPLYSLMLGFLALLGFVAIQAGTKPIDLDGSINPQLVVPQLFLDHFPAWFAGIALAAIAIGALVPAAIMSIAAANMFTRNIYRDFIRPDVDARTEAKVSKIVSLVVKVGALVFVIAMDQSAAINMQLLGGIWILQTFPAVVAGLYTRWFDRWALLIGWAVGIIFGTVSAYNVVNPVTKAHFGGSVAPIPGTDFSVYIAVSAFALNLVVAAVLTLVMRALKVRTGEDLTRPTDYAADETDPKVVQIEKTQHFTQPGGPSPVA; encoded by the coding sequence ATGACCGGGCGGCAGATCAACTGGACGGCGCTTGTGATTGTCGTGCTGCTTTTTGTCGTCGTCGCCGTGATGGGCTTCCTGGCCGCCAGATGGCGCCGCAGCACGGAAGTGGAAGGGTTGCACAGCCTGGACGAATGGGGCCTGGGTGGCCGCGGATTCGGCACCTGGATAACCTGGTTCCTGTTGGGCGGGGACCTGTACACCGCGTACACGTTCGTGGCGGTGCCGGCGGCAATGTGGGCCACTGGCGCGGTGAGCGGCTTCTTCGCCGTCCCCTACACCATCGTTTTGTATCCCATCATCTTCATCATCATGAGCCGGCTGTGGTCGGTGTCCCACCGCCACGGCTACGTGACCTCCGCAGATTTTGTCGGCGGACGCTACGGCAGCCGCTGGCTTTCCCTTGCCGTTGCCGTCACGGGCATTGTTGCCACCATGCCCTACATCGCCCTGCAACTGGTGGGCATCAAAGCCGTGCTCACGGTTCTTGGCCTGGGCAGCTCCGGCAATGTGCTGTTGACTGACCTGCCGCTGATTTTGGCCTTCGTTGTCCTTGCCGCCTACACCTACACGTCGGGACTGCGCGCCCCGGCGATGATCGCCGTCGTCAAAGACCTGCTGATCTACCTCGCCGTGATCGTTGCCGTCATCTACCTGCCCATCAAGTTCGGCGGCTGGGACACGATCTTTGGCTCGGCGCAGTCAAAGCTGGCCACGGTGAACCAGGCTACGGGCAAGCCGGCCGGCGTCTTCATCCCGGGAGGCGCCAACTACTCCGCGTACTGGTCGCTGGCACTGGGCTCGGCCATGGCGCTGTTCATGTATCCGCACTCGGTGACGGCGGTGCTCGCCTCGAAGGCCCGGAACACCATCCGGCGCAACGCGGCCATCCTGCCGCTGTACTCGCTGATGCTTGGGTTCCTTGCACTGCTGGGCTTCGTTGCCATCCAGGCGGGCACCAAGCCCATCGACCTGGACGGCTCGATCAACCCGCAGCTGGTGGTTCCCCAGCTGTTCCTTGACCACTTCCCGGCCTGGTTTGCCGGCATCGCGCTGGCCGCCATCGCCATCGGTGCCTTGGTGCCGGCAGCCATTATGTCCATCGCGGCAGCCAACATGTTCACGCGCAACATTTACCGGGACTTCATCCGGCCGGACGTTGACGCCAGGACTGAGGCGAAAGTGTCCAAGATCGTCTCGCTGGTGGTGAAGGTGGGTGCCCTGGTCTTCGTAATCGCCATGGACCAGTCGGCAGCCATCAACATGCAGCTGCTGGGCGGCATCTGGATCCTGCAGACTTTCCCGGCGGTGGTGGCTGGGCTCTACACCCGGTGGTTCGACCGGTGGGCGCTGTTGATCGGCTGGGCGGTTGGCATCATCTTCGGCACCGTGTCCGCCTACAACGTGGTCAATCCGGTCACCAAGGCACACTTCGGCGGCTCGGTGGCCCCCATCCCCGGTACAGACTTCAGCGTCTACATCGCAGTGTCAGCCTTCGCGCTGAACCTGGTGGTCGCCGCCGTCCTGACCCTGGTGATGCGGGCCCTGAAGGTCCGGACGGGGGAGGATCTCACCCGGCCCACCGACTACGCGGCGGATGAAACGGACCCGAAAGTGGTACAGATCGAGAAGACCCAGCATTTCACCCAGCCGGGCGGGCCTTCACCGGTCGCCTGA
- a CDS encoding DUF3311 domain-containing protein yields the protein MSHADGSGYNPNGESFPGESRLTRDTAIRGPARPAPYIGAGILLAAAILFPLMPQLYAFDAPRLGGMPFFYWYQLLWVPISAILTGSAYWLVTKEDRRRRAEARAGGPPPEGAASAGAGVEGERP from the coding sequence ATGTCCCACGCAGATGGTTCCGGCTACAACCCGAACGGTGAATCGTTTCCCGGGGAATCACGGCTTACACGCGACACGGCCATCCGCGGGCCGGCCAGGCCTGCCCCCTATATCGGCGCCGGCATCCTGCTGGCCGCCGCCATCCTGTTCCCCCTGATGCCCCAGCTTTACGCCTTTGATGCGCCGCGGCTTGGCGGCATGCCGTTCTTTTACTGGTACCAGCTCCTGTGGGTGCCAATTTCGGCCATCCTGACCGGCAGCGCCTACTGGCTGGTCACCAAGGAGGACCGACGACGGCGGGCAGAGGCCCGTGCCGGCGGCCCGCCCCCGGAAGGGGCAGCCTCTGCCGGGGCCGGCGTGGAAGGGGAGCGGCCATGA